TGacagtagacacttgaaaagtttcatcaatcaccataccttccgcaataatttcattcataatttgctggagttcaaggaattgatcaaccacagatttgtcattcaccattttatactcataaagcctagctaccaagaatttcttacttccagcagtttcagcttggtattttgcctccaaagcatcccataaatcaaaagcattaAAGTTCTCTTTTGCAATGTAGAAGTCATACAGAGCATCTTCCAAACAGTTCAGCATATGATTTTTATCCATATAGTTCTGCCTAACCCAATCCTCCAACTCAAGTTCACGTCCCATATCCTTCAAACCCTCATCATAAGGAACCAAAACATAATGATCTAGATCATGATaactcagaaaaaataacatcttCGATTGCCATCTTTTGAAATCTTTCCCAGAAAATTTTGCtggcctttcaacatcgttcttacccattgttacagacagaaataaactattgtgttaagattgttgcggcTGTAACAATAAAAAAACACTCAAAGAAGATGTGAAGATGTTAGAATTaaaatttctggaaggtaaataaacactcaaatggGCAGCAAACAgaagacagagtcacgtgttcaacacgctgtccttaacacaataattgaccggtacgcctcaagaatgagtgatgcttaTACCCTATGGTCAAGTTGTATCTAGGATAAAACTTCCTGATAcaagtattgttagcactacaatactttccCACTCATACGAACTTAACCGCAAAGcacggaagaaaagaaaagaccacacagagggagagagatgaaaagaagaagatagtagctcttctggacacaaagagaaatgaagaagaaaagttcTTTTTATAGGCGAACAGAAgaggtgaaatcaatgcacattaatgtaCGAAATGATTCTGCATGCGAAGTAATGctgtcaagatgtcgacataattctgtcatcaaacaGTCAAAAAACGGTAAGAAATGTCGACATGCATGCAAATAAATTCGTTagaaaatttgttttcattaagagaataaattcgcccaggtcacacgcccccccacatttaagaaataatttatttttattttcaaaacgttttaggaaataattcaaattaattatgtccaaaaatgataagtcttggttgaccagtcagTGACGGAGGCCCGAGCCCGACCCATACGCCCAGGCCTTAGTGGCGACAAAAATATTTCTCCCCACCCGTCCCACCCACATTTTTTTACTAACTAGACATAATGGAATAGCTATATAGTGGACTAACTATCTAGTTATACCTAATGTGGGACTTTCATTCACTCATATGAAAATGAGTAAGTTCCCTTAGAGACccaaggtcctaagttccattcccaccaagactaaaacaaaacaataaactcattttctccaacaggtataaggttgaataccgtgccgacttttcatctATGAAATCAGCAGTTATAGGGTCAGCACGACATTCAACCTTATACCCttccgactatattttagtcggcacgatattcatccttataccttgccgactatagtttagtcggcaggttatgaaattaatataccttgccgactaatcatgcatttgtaacacctttctttgtatgtcaaaaatcctatagtcggcagggtattttttttgtcgaccttgccgacttttcatatttttagaactgaaaatgttgattccttctataATTTTGGGTATAAAATCGCCCAGCAGCTCTACAATCCCATATttataagtgtttgggtagtatgatttcatttccgttacaagtagcattctcaaaaaaaaaaagaaaaataaatctcaaaaatATACCCTTatccatgagttcaatctaaaataaaacctaattccaaaatttcaatcaactaattaactaacGAAATTAATTACCCTAATCATATTTATTAATGTTAATTAATCAAGGATAGATTAATcatttttgtatatatgtggTTAAGGGGCTTTGTATTTTATTTCAAAATGAccttattttttcttgtttggtATACAATTAATTTGAATATACCCGAATTAAACTAGGTTTCAAAAGACCCcggcagaaaaaagaaaaataccgTTGGTGAGATGATTGGCCGTATCAGACGACCACAGTTACATGGGAACATCAAGCAAGATCAACCTAGAAAACACCCAAGACAATTTGGTAAGTGGGACCCCATTAGTCACTACTCTTCGGCTCCACATCGCAGCCAGTTGCACTATTTTAAGtagttgttgatcctttcaaacGATTGCCTGAGTTGTTAGATCACTAAACAATTTCGTATCATTTGTTTTTTTAGCATTGATATGTCTCGAATACGCAACCAAAGACTTTATACATATTACTAGCAATTCAATAATCAAGTTGCACCTAACAAAAAAGTCTTTGTTCTTATTCACTTGCAATGAAAAATTTATATAGAGAAGAAAAAATATGCATCATTCACAGCAAATGGATGTTATAAAAATTTCGTTTTTCTTCGTCGTCTTCCTCATATTCATTCCGTATCCGATTCGAGGTGCAGAAACATGTCCGATTTATCAATGGTGTACAAAAGATGAACCAACAGTTCGATTTCCTTTTACATTAAAAGGTCGTGGTAGCGAGGTATGTGGTTCCCCCGGTTACGAACTCACTTGTAATGAGATGAATAAAACAGTACTAGAGCTTCCATTTTCCGGTAAGTTTTTCGTACGGAACGTGTATAGTTTTACGCAAAAGATTGAAATCTATGATCCAGATAACTGCCTTCCAAAACGTATTTTGAAGTTGAATCTTTCCGGTACACCTTACGAACTTGGTGCTTCGTATCGAAAATATTCGTTTCTTAACTGCTCTTCATCGATTGATAGTCTGCTTAATATTACAAAATTGGTACACATCAGTTGCCTAAGTAGCTCCACACATACCGTCATCGCTACAAACGTTTCGATTGCCAATATTGCGCCGTTCAATACAAGTTGTTTGCTAATTGCCGATGTTTCGGTTCCAATTTCACCGACTGAGGACGACGGTTCACTCGATTTGAATGAGAGTTTTTTTCTGTCTTGGCCATGGCTTCAGTTACCACCTTATCTCACTAGGCCACCAAAGAGAGGTATTCCGTTTTTACAAACTTTCACATGAGCTTTACATAAATAATTCAGCTCCCGATAGATCTCGGCTGATCTTAGTTGGTTTTGCAGGTAAACGAAGAACAATTCTCCTAAGTACTCTTCTCAGCATTTTCATCGGATTACCACTTTTGACAATTTGCCTATGTTTCTGCTGGCCCCCCATAATCAATTGGTATAAATGTCTACGCGCCAGACGTGCTCGCAGGAGAGCTACTTCGTATGCAAGCCCTGGCCCTGTTCACCCACTACCCGCAGTTATTCCTCGACCTCCTCCGATCGTGAGAACCGGCCTCAGTGACTCTACGATACAATCTTATCCGCAGGTAATTCTTGGCGAGAGCGGACGACTTCCTAATCCAAATGATACTACTTGTGCGATATGTATAGCAGATTTTGAAGCTAAGGACGCATTGAAGAGTATGCCAACATGTAACCATTGTTTTCATGCTAGCTGTTTAGAGCAGTGGCTTCGAGTGAATGCAACATGTCCTGTTTGCCGAAAATCTCCACTTCATTAACTGGTGCTGCTGCAGCAGCATAAACattaatattaattgtaatttgtAATGTAGCGTACGCGTGTGATTTTAATACAATAACTTGTACATACTTGCTCTGGTTTCAGTGCAACATTTAAGGCGCCTTTGTCTACGCACTTGAGGTCTAAGAATGATTAGAGAAGCGTTTGGGTGTCGATCAAAAAATTCACCCGAGTTGACTACCCGACTGTTCACAGAAATCAAAAGAGTTGAACTTGAGATTACTAATATAAGCCAAACTTTTGGATTCTTTTCCCGATCAATAAGAAACAAGAGCCCATTTATTTGACCTTAAATTGAAAACTTCTGCTCACCCATTTTAGATGGATTGGAGTATACCCAAATTTAAGTGACCTAATAACAAGGTTAAGGGTGACCAAAAGGAGTATAGTTACGAAAATAACATTTACAATTATAATTAAACCTTCACCTGTTCATCTTCTCATCTTCCTCTCCCCAACCAAACAACAAGATGGTCCCTCTCCATCCGTCTTTATAATTCAACGGAAAATACTGGTGGGTCGATTAATTTATAAGCTAGCAGGTAGTGAGTCGTTGGATGGAAAATGGACGTACATGATATTTTTAGTTTTCCTTTGCAACAATAAGTGCTAGTTATTAAAGAGGAAATATTTCTAAAAGGTCCTCCAGCTTAAACTATTATTATTAGCTCACCTTACCTAAATCCTTCATCTTCACTACACGAATTTTGCAGTCCCACAAAATCAAGATCATGTTTAAGTAAAGTGAAACTAGGCCGATCAGAGCAAccctataattttgattttgtacTCTGGAAAAATACTTGGCTGTTAGTGCTactaattttgaagaagaagaagactctcCAGTCTCCATTAATGATCGTTGTCCTTTTCAGAGTTACTCCATATTTACACAACAACGATCGGAACATTGCACCCCAAAAACCAccggaagaagatgaaggaaggCTAGCAAAAGCGCCTGCCTGGACTTGCCTCTGCTAATTGCCGACTTTAAGGCGCCTTTGTCTACGCACTTGAGGTCTAAAAATGATTCGAGAAGCGTTTGGGTGTCGATCAAAAAATTCACCCGAGTTGACTACCTGACTGTTCACAGAGATCAAAAGAGTTGAACTTGAGATTACTAATATAAGCCAAACTTTTGGATCCTATTTCCGATAAATAAGAAACCAGAGCCCATTTATTTGACCTTTTATCGAAAACTTCAGCTAACCCATTTTAGATAGAtcggggtatacccaaatttaaGTGACCTTGTAATAAGGTTAAGAGGCGACCAAAAGAAGTTTAGTTACGAAAATAACATTTACAATTATAATTAAACCTTCACCAATTCatcttctccttttctctcctcTCCTCAACCTAACAACAAGTTGGCCCCTCTTTGTTCGTCTTCAACATTCAACGGACAATACTCGTCAATTAAATGATGATATTGAGAAAGTAACTGATTATATAAACTCATTTCTGTATttcaatttgttgttttcatataaaataaaatcaaaaaaattagaAACCCTGAAGTTGCAGTTATGTGGTCGTTAGGGTATCCGTTCGACGACTCTGATAACGTTTCATCTTTCGTTTTAGTTGTTACCTTCCTAGGTTGAATATCGTGATGACTATTCATTTATGGAAGTGAGAGTTTACATGGTTATAATGATATACAACCTAATATCTTGACGACTACTGATGTTGTATTATTAGTTGTCTGGGTTTGAAAATCCCAACCTGCCGACTAATCACTTTCAGaaataatttttcttgtgtaTTATTAGGTCATTAGTCGTCGCCTTATTGGGATGATAACTTGATGACTAAGTGTTGGTCATCAATTTATAGATTATCGACCATGCCGACTAATAGCTCACCAAAACATGTTTTCCCCGTGTTCAAAATGGTTTTTAGTTGGTATGATTTGTTTTCACTAAATTGACGACTAAATTTTGGCCGTTCCCTAATACAATTTTCGACCCTGACGACTAGGCCCATAAGATATTAGTCGTTATTAACTTGTTTAGTCGAGCATGGCGACCTTTCATACTTTCTGTTCttaaagtgttgatttcttctgtaATTTGGAAAATGAAACTATTAAACTGCTTTGTAATACCCTTTTTAGACTAACctttatgggctagattgaactgctagattggccaaaaagtgtggcaaatcaagaaaaaaagtgtgggaaaaaagttatcACTACTTCTGGATActtctctcctagcatttgctcgcagtccaacttgcagcgagattgaaacgctgaattaTTCAGCGCTCAAAAGGTGTTCCgaacgctgaatgattcagcgtttAGCGAATGTTCCAAGGCATCAACACTGAACAATTCAGTGCTCCCTTGGACGTTGTTCCATCCAGCGTTAGCAGTCGACACTGCACCATTCAACGCTTGACTCTTTTTTCACCAATGGTTATATTTTTTCCAGAATTTCATTTTCTAGATGTTTGGCAATTTTTTCCAATGGTTATTTGTTTCAAATTTGAGTATTTACCAAAGTAAAGGGAAATTTTTAATTACATTGCAAAACAAGCACTACAAGAAACTTCATGTACTGCAACACGTCGAATGTATGGCAAGAACCCACTTTTTGTGTTGCAACATCCTTTTGCCACATAAAAACTTTTGCCACACTGTGTGGAAACAAACCGTGTGACAAGAAGTTGTTGGCACACCTTTAATATAGTGAGGAAATAGATAGGTTTTATGCCATACCAAAAGGTGAGGCAATAACATGAGGCAAAAAgcatttttttaatttaattattattttattttcagttttattttatttatatataggtTTTATGCCACGTCAAAAGGTGAGGCAATAACATGAGGCAAAAGGCATTATtataatttaattattattttattttcagtttcattttattCTAAAAATCTGTTGCCACACAGCTAGTGATGCAATAATGTGCGGCTAAAAACAATTTTGTTTAATAtataattttaattttcttttatttaaaaTGTATTTTTGCCACACCAAAAGCCTGATTGCAGCAACAAAATATCTATTGCAACATGTTCGCCAACGCGTTCATTAACAGAGGCGTTATACAGTaaaattatattaaaaaaaatcattttactCGCATGAATTAAATCAGAACAAAGAATTCAAATTGACGAAAAATATCTGTTCCAGAGTATGGTGATTCCAACTTTGACATAAGAAAAGATTTACACAATCCCCAAGTAAACAAACTTCAAAGAAACTTTAATCTTCAAACTAGACCTATTCAATGCTAAATCCATCCCAGCCGTCCACCCCTAGGCCTCGCGCTCTTGCTAAGAAGatcaaacaaacaacaacaagaaaaaagaaCATCACAGATCAAAACAAACACCAACAAGTAAAAAAAACATCAAGGAATGGCAGAGAATCATCATGTCTAAAAAGATTGGGCTATAAGAGAAATATTAAATATAACACCAACATGCAAAGCGTAAATATCATACTAACATACCAACAATTAAGTACAATTCGGCGGTTCTTTTCCTTATTGTCCTAGAGATAGAAAACGTGATGTGCTTGCGCTGCTAGAATAAAAGGTTGAGTTTTGGCTATAGTTCTTGAAAAATTCAATGATGTAAACCCAAATGCATCTCGATGCTTCTTTCTTGACTCGGTGATATCCCACCAATGACATTTGAATAAAACAACTTGGTTTCCATCACGATAATGTAACACCACGACTTCATATAATCTACCGTAGTGTCACTCTACCTACAGGCACACAGGACCGCAGAATTAGAAAAGGCAAAAAATGAAGTCAAAATCACATAATTAAATTTCACTAGTTGAATGTTTTCAAAACCATATTTCATGTTTATAATTCAAATTTTACCAAGGATTGCCAAGATTAACAAACTAGTTGCAGAACTGGCTGCTTTTTATTCTAGTGCAATTGCAGTTTATGAGCAGAGTACAAGTGAATTCAAGATAAACCCCATCAAAAAATTCCTCATTTCGCAAATTCGACAACTGAGTTTCACTAGATAAACCTCAAGGATAGATCTTCCTTTACCTGAACTATAAAGTATGGCAATACGATTCATGAATATGATTTCTCAAACAACTAAGAATTGAATCACACTAAATTTCCAAAcctgaaataaaagaaagattcAAACTTTGAGAATTGTTAAACCTAACAAGACCAGCCGACACAATGAAAAGGCAAAAATTGTCCAGGTGAAGCAATGTACAAAATTAATAGTTGAGATTTGCGGATGAAGAAGATTCACTCAGACAACTGAAGGTGAGTAGAAccatggaaacaaaaaaaatgaaagtccACATCACAGAATTCAACTTGGATAGTTGTGTGTCTAATTGACATGAAACCACCACCAAATGAAATAGAAAATGAATCCAATGAGTAGGAAATGATTATCTTCCTTCCCTTGAGTTTGCTACCACAAAATGTTAAAAGCCCATTAAAACTTCAATTTTCTAgtggtttttgttttgtttctcttTGTTGTTAATCACATAAATCCTCTTGGTTTAAGTTGATAATAATGCATAATTTAATGCTAAACCCAAGCGGTTAATGGTTTTCCATAGTATAGACTCTAATCCAGCTGATGCAAAGGAGAAGACAGAGCATTTTGCAGACCTTTTTGTGCACAGTTCGTTCCAAAAGACTAGTTCATGATAGGGTTCCAGTtcaatgctttgtttgtcttcatACAAGTTTCCAAAAGAGCTTAGCTGGTTGTTTCAGACCGTACTATAATGATAAGAGTTTAGTCAACATGCGTTGCTCTTTTAGTAAGACCATCTGGTCAGTTCATGGACACTAGGGTTTTCTTGCATACATGCAAGATCAGATCCTTCTGTAGACCCTCTGTGAACTCCTAAACACACTAGACTCCTTAATGAGCTGGTTATGGACTTTCATTGTCAAAGATATGTGTTGCAGACACCCTAAATCCCATAATCAACCAACCATCTACATAATTGTGGGTACTCAACACCAAGTCCTAGCATTGGTGTTCATGTGGGCAGGGTGCTTACCAATCCCTTTTGCTCATCATAGTTATATATAACATATGCTTTCTACCATGGCACCCCTTAATAATCCTTCTAAAGCAACCTTCAACTAAAACCATAATCTAATCTATCTAATCCGTTGCTCAAATCTCCCAGAAAATGCGTATACACATCCACAAATACAACACAGAGATATAAGGCATGGAAAAATTTAAAAGAGGTTGCTAAAACCCTAAGTATACCAAGTATTTTCATACCATGTTCCTTTTTATGATGCTAATACatgatttcatctttagaacaaaAGCCTAAATCCTCTCTAATCCAAGTCTTTGCATACCAAATTCGTTCTTAGCAATTAAAAATAGAACCAAAAACCCTTAATCAAGGAAATCAAATTGCAAAGGTGGATAAGAAATTGACATGGAGAGGAAGAGGTTGGGAGAGAAGATACCTTTGTGCAGAGATCGTTGCCGGAGGAATTTCCTGTTGAAGGATGGATTTTTGAGATTTCTTTTAACTCTACAAGATTGGGAAGATCACCCTAAGTCTCAATTATTTTAAAAACATCAAAAATCAAACACTAACAAAAAAGGATTTTGGGGATGAAAATAGCTCTCTGGCCTAACAAAAAACAAACCTAAATCTAAATTTACGAATTTATACTCGGTACGAATTTATAAACGTTCGAGCTTTAACAAAGTTAAAAAACCATACCTTAATTTTCCGTAAACAAAGAATCCCTTGTAATCAGTTCGCCGTTCTGCTTTTCAGAGAGACTCCTAAGAACTCAAacttcacttctttttttttctgtctCTCTCTCCGTCGAAGTAATATGATTTTTTTTCGTGTGTGAGTCACATGAAGTAACACggtcattttttcttttctttttttttcgtttttttattaattttagaaagtcattatattgatttattaattttttataaGTAGCTATAGCAGCACAGGTGCAGCAAAAAGGGaatcaaaatttcattaattattttatttatatatattgcCGCACCGATGTGGCATAAAATAAACTTGTTGCATCAGTTAAAAGTTATATGAGACAAAAGGGTATTTTTTTGCCTCGACTACTTATAGGTGGCAAAAAGTCTTAGTTAATGCCACACCTTTTGTGTGGTGAGGTATAAACTTACCTATTGCCTCAGTCTTTGTTGATGTGTGGCGAAGTAGTGTACCAATAGACTCACTTTCTTGTAGTGAAGGTTACAATGTTTTTTGAAGAATTAAAAAAatagattaaaattaaaataacttaaaacataaaaaaatacattgaaattaaaattttacttctaaataacttaaaacataaaaaaaatacgtTTAAATTGAAATcttacttctaaataacttaaaacataaaaaaagtacattgaaattgaaatcctacttctaaataacttgaAACATAGAAATGTACATTGAAATTggaatcctacttctaaataacattATTGCTAatatattgtagttgcaggaaaccctacactacacccctcatatgatttcattaatactcaactcatttttagattaacaatcttaattttattgatgaatctttggacAATCTTACAAgagaagataaaggaatcaagaataaccactgctctatattttctctctcctatttacttgtttcttactcaaaaaagacctctccccttcctttacaattgaacgactatttatagggaagtacctagtggatgacagctaatctgtcctttattttcggatatgtctcgcgacattctcgcagccttacaaatgttactctcgcaaactctcttattttcgcagaatcattacatttttctcatgattttagctgacgtcgtttattatgtcacttctaaaattgttctgcgacgctgttgtgttgtgttgttgataatttcgctgaggcattattgctgcgagattctgatcctacatcttgcctcttctcatatcttctctgaaaagtagagaatgatgtgagaaatgccgcagttgttcatctcttcatattctgcatttatcagacgtattctttcttccatctgtttcttgacacgtcttctgtaaccgctgcttttcaaccgctcatgtcatttcgtcttaatggtgtttatttcttctagtaaaaaatcttctttatatattcttcttactcttctttccactttctttttactttctcttctctttttattctctcatctctgcaactctattgttcttccgcaagttccgctactgtaatccttccttcttcaatcttcttagtttttattcattcccatactttatattcaaatatgcctccaagtggccataaacatgagaaaaactta
This portion of the Papaver somniferum cultivar HN1 chromosome 11, ASM357369v1, whole genome shotgun sequence genome encodes:
- the LOC113320162 gene encoding RING-H2 finger protein ATL20-like; translated protein: MHHSQQMDVIKISFFFVVFLIFIPYPIRGAETCPIYQWCTKDEPTVRFPFTLKGRGSEVCGSPGYELTCNEMNKTVLELPFSGKFFVRNVYSFTQKIEIYDPDNCLPKRILKLNLSGTPYELGASYRKYSFLNCSSSIDSLLNITKLVHISCLSSSTHTVIATNVSIANIAPFNTSCLLIADVSVPISPTEDDGSLDLNESFFLSWPWLQLPPYLTRPPKRGKRRTILLSTLLSIFIGLPLLTICLCFCWPPIINWYKCLRARRARRRATSYASPGPVHPLPAVIPRPPPIVRTGLSDSTIQSYPQVILGESGRLPNPNDTTCAICIADFEAKDALKSMPTCNHCFHASCLEQWLRVNATCPVCRKSPLH